The proteins below come from a single Chrysoperla carnea chromosome 1, inChrCarn1.1, whole genome shotgun sequence genomic window:
- the LOC123290918 gene encoding palmitoyltransferase app, producing the protein MIQGDYQLVSTKTYCDDSDVPLNYDINNKFKDINVKIMAGSGACNRTVTRKWEVFAGRNTFFCDGRLMTAPHTGVFYLTVSLISITSALFFIFDCPYLTTRISPLIPVIGGILFFFTMSALLRTSFTDPGIIPRATPDEAAYIEKQIEVPNSANSPTFRPPPRTKEIVVRGQTVKLKYCFTCKIFRPPRASHCSLCDNCVDRFDHHCPWVGNCVGKRNYRYFYMFIVSLAFLAVFIFACAVTHLILLTKEDNPFLDAVKISPASVIVTVICFFSVWSVLGLAGFHTYLTTSNQTTNEDIKGSFTAKRGQDSFNPYSQGNVCLNCFYVLCGPVQPSLIDRRGIVTDEYRLECKQPVSSDNNIHNTNKIYGTVKNGISQISLTNEQPQTIYNYTEDIGNGSSASVNYLVQNEIPLAVIRPLNSELGIKQHPTNTIVTNSSPIYSNLPNKSTMENTSVSVQQEDIQHLNIKSTSEKKNSRKQNEQRNSQQDIVVSGTTTGGGGCGQINNTVVMNKSYSQDELNLIVSDLDLDFVTIRENHMIPSTNISEMNKKSDNMSTTNTIHNIINNKCDSDLTIHEKENNLLSASRLRLLQDTTMIESALDLDSLDDSSIGNNSQAGLLKIGIV; encoded by the exons ATGATCCAAGGTGATTATCAATTAGTAAGTACTAAAACTTACTGTGATGATAGTGACG ttccattaaattatgatataaataataagtttaaagaTATTAACGTTAAGATTATGGCTGGTTCTGGTGCATGTAATCGAACGGTTACTCGTAAATGGGAAGTTTTTGCTGGacgtaatacatttttttgtgatgGTCGTCTAATGACTGCTCCACATACAGGAGTTTTTTACTTAACAGTATCATTAATTTCAATTACCAgcgctttattttttatttttga TTGTCCGTACTTGACGACGCGTATATCGCCATTGATTCCAGTAATTGGAGGAATCTTGTTTTTCTTTACAATGTCAGCTTTGTTAAGAACATCATTTACAGATCCTGGTATTATTCCAAGGGCTACTCCAGACGAAGCTGCATACATTGAGAAGCAGATAG aagTGCCAAATAGTGCTAACAGTCCAACATTTCGGCCACCTCCTCGAACAAAAGAGATTGTAGTTCGGGGCCAGactgttaaattaaaatattgttttacttGTAAAATATTTCGACCACCCCGTGCCTCACATTGCAGCCTTTGTGATAATTGTGTGGATCGCTTTGATCATCACTGCCCATGG gttGGGAACTGTGTTGGTAAACGCAATTATAGATACTTTTACATGTTTATCGTGTCTTTAGCTTTCTTAGCCGTTTTTATATTCGCTTGTGCTGTGAcgcatttaatattat tAACAAAGGAAGATAATCCATTTCTAGATGCTGTAAAAATATCACCAGCTAGTGTAATTGTGACTGTGATTTGTTTCTTTAGCGTTTGGAGTGTTTTAGGCCTTGCAGGTTTTCATACCTATCTGACAACAAGTAACCAAACAACAAATGAAgat attaAAGGCTCATTTACTGCAAAACGTGGTCAAGATAGTTTCAATCCTTATTCGCAaggaaatgtttgtttaaattgtttttatgtattatgtggGCCAGTGCAGCCTTCTTTAAttgatag aAGAGGTATTGTAACTGATGAATATCGTTTAGAATGTAAACAACCAGTTTCATCGGataacaatatacataatacaaataaaatttatggaacagttaaa AATGGAATTTCACAAATTAGTCTAACAAATGAACAACCccaaacaatttataattatactgAAGATATTGGAAACG gAAGTAGTGCCAGTGTTAATTATTTAGTCCAAAATGAAATACCACTTGCTGTAATACGACCATTAAATTCCGAGTTAGGTATTAAGCAACATCCTACAAATACAATTGTTACAAATTCTTCCCCAATCTATTCCAATCTTCCAAACAAATCAACAATGGAGAACACATCAGTGTCCGTACAACAAGAAGATATACAacacttaaatataaaatcaacaagtgaaaagaaaaattcacgTAAACAAAATGAACAAAGAAATTCACAACAAGACATAGTGGTTAGTGGTACAACAACAGGTGGTGGAGGTTGTggtcaaataaataatactgtagtgatgaataaaagttattcacaagatgaattaaatttaattgtaagtgACTTAGATTTAGATTTTGTGACAATACGTGAAAATCATATGATTCCATCAACTAATATTAgtgaaatgaataaaaagaGTGACAATATGTCAACaacaaatacaatacataatattatcaaCAATAAATGTGATTCTGATTTGACTATACATGAGAAagagaataatttattaagtgcAAGTCGTTTAAGATTATTACAAGATACAACAATGATTGAATCTGCATTAGATTTAGATTCATTAGATGATTCTAGTATTGGTAATAATAGTCAAGccggtttattaaaaattggtatTGTATAG